The Bradyrhizobium sp. WSM471 genome includes the window ATGGTCGAGCGATTCCGAATAGCCCGCCACCGCGTGCTTGGTCGCGGCATAGAGCGCGCCGTAAGGCATCGGCAGAAACCCGAGCACCGAGCCGATATTGATGATGCGGCCGCTTCCATTGCGCCGCATGTGCGGCACCACGGCGCGCGTCATCCGGATCAGTCCGAAGAAGTTCGTCTCGAAAATCGCGCGCGCCTGCTCCATCGAGCTCTCTTCCGCGCCGGCAGGGGCAACGCCGAAGCCGGCATTGTTCACCAGCAGATCGATGCGGCCCTCGCGCCGGATCACCTCGCCGACGGCGGCTTCCACCGATGCATCGCTGGTGACGTCGAGAGCCAGCATCTCGAACGCCTGCTTGCGCCCCTGCGCGCCCCGCCTGCTGGTGCCGAACACCTTGTAGCCGGCGTTGGCGAGCCGCTCCGCCGTGGCCTGGCCGATGCCTGAGGAGGCGCCGGTCACCAGCGCGATCTTCGGTGTAATCCTGTTCATAATGCCTCTCCGGCGCCACTAAAGGGCGTGAAATCGTTTGATTACGATCGTAACTATTGATATACATGACGATCGTAATTATAAAAGTCAAGCCCCGTATCCGAGGATTGTCCCCATGCGCGTCTCGAAGGAACAGGCCGCCAAAAATCGCGAGCATATTCTCGAGACCGCCTCCCGCCTGCTGCGGGAGCGCGGCATCGCCGGCGTCGGTGTCGACGCGCTCGCCGAGGCGGCCGGGATGACGCACGGCAGCCTGTACAGTCAGTTCGGCTCCAAGGAGCGGCTGGTCGAGGAAGCCGTGGCCCATGCGATCAAGGCCAAAGGCCAGGAATTGCCCGAGGCGTTCGCGCTCGAGGACTATCTTTCGCAGTATCTCTCGCCGGGGCATCGCGACGATCCCGCCGCCGGCTGCCCCTTCGCTGCGCTCGCCTGTGAGGTTTCGCGTCAAGGCAGCGGCCTGAGGCAGCGCTTCACCGCCGGCGTGCGCGGCACGATCGCGCTGCTGAGCAGCCGGATGGCTTCCACGCTGAAGCCACGCCAGCGCGAGGACAAGGCGCTCGCAGCCGCCGCCTCAATGGTCGGCGCCCTCGTGCTCGCCCGCGCCGTGGACGATCCCAAGCTGTCGGACGATATCCTTCGCGCGACGAGGAATTCACTGGCGGGGTGACATCGTTCGCGGCGCGCCTATTTGCGGTTCGCTCCGGTGGAGCCGGAACCTGGCATGGCCTGCTGGCCGCCCTGGGTGTGCCTGGTGTCGTTGTCGCCTGGCCGCGCCGTGGAGGACTTGGCCGGTGCGTTCGCGCCGCCGCCATTGTTGTCCGATGACGTGTTGAGGCCGGAGGCTCCTGCTCCCGTCGTGCCGCCGGTGCCGGAGGAGCCGATGCTCGACCCGGTCCTGGACGCACCCGCGCCGCCTTGCGCAAATGCGGAAGGGGGGAATGCGAGAGCCGCAACGAGCCCTGCGAGAACCAGCTTTTTCATGTCCGCTCCTTTGCTTGACGTCGTCACATGCCGTGCCGAGGCAAAGATCTGGGGACGCACCTGTTCCTGCGGGGCAGCGCAAATCCGGCAACAGCGACGATGAGTCATCCCGAACTCATCGCGCCCGGGGCGATCCGTTCCTGCGCTTGCGGCGTTAGCTCGTAGCGGTCGCCGGCTTTCACCAGCCAGCCCGCCTCGATCATGCGTCGCGTCATGCCGGCGCTGCACAGCGGGTGGCTGCCGCCGGGATGAAACAGCGCGCCCTCGCGTTCGATCAGGTAGCCGTAAAGCCGCGCCTGTCGAAGCGGGTTTTGCATCCCTGGTGTGGGCGCCTCCATGGTGTCTCGCGCAGTCCTCCATCAGGCGGCCCCGGCCTGTGGCCCGGGGGCGGGGCTTCGGACCGGGGCCGCCATTGCCGGAATCGCAAGAACCCGGCGCGGCCCAATACGCGACGGCCCCAGGTCGTTCCTACAAAGCCGTTCCTATCGGCCGTTGCTATTTCCGGAATGGTGTCGGCAAGGCGAGGGGCCTAGGCCGACCAACGATCCTGCTCTTCCTGGTGGGCATGCTCGTTGAGCCGTTCGGCGATCTGATCCGCGATCTTCTCAGACTCGGCCGAGGCCACCGGCTCGCCCTTGTGGGTCCTGAGCTTGTCCTTGTCGGCTTCGATGGGAAAGTCGTCGGGCTTCAGTCCGGGAACCCTGGCCATGGCGCGCCTCATTGTGTCTCGCATCCGGAAAACACGGAGGCAGGCTGTTCGTTGCTGGAACAATGAAGCCGCGATCACGAGTCACAGCTGGCTCAATCGCCGCGCGCCCCGCGGGGCTTCATCCCCGGGGTTGAGCGCCGCCGAACCCGTCGGCGATGTCCCGGTCTTTACGCCGTGCGTGTCGGTCTTGGTCATCTGCACCTCCCTCGAAAAGACCGCAACGCGCCTTGCCGCAGGAAGTGCCAATCGAGGAGGTCGGATGCGGTGCACGTCCGTCGCGAGCGAGCGCGTCCCCGAGATGGCCCCGCTTGCGGGATTGCCAAATTGATCACAACCATAGCTTGCGCCACGCCCGGAAAACCAGCAGTATGCATGCTGGCGAAAGGTCGATCTGAAGTTGAACGACGCTGCCGCGTCACGGCATCACCGTCCCGGCGTCGGCCCGACACATCCGCGCTTCACCCTGGAAACCTCATGACCCGCATCGACGCCGTCGACTGCCACGCGACCATTGCAATCATCGGCGCGGGCCCGGCGGGCCTGTCGACCGCATGGTTCCTGTCGAAGAACGGGTTTCACAACGTCACGGTGCTGGAGAAGCTCGGCCAGATCGGCGGGCTCTGCAAGAGTCTCACCGTCGACGGCATGAGCTATGACCTCGGTGCCAACTACGTCACCTGGGCCTACCAGGAGACGCTGGAGATCGCGGAGGAGGTCGGCGCGACCACCTATGCCGAGGAGCCCTATACCTCGATCGACATCGCGCCTGACGGCAACAGCTTCACGTACCGATCGCTCATGGAGGCCGTGCTCTACGACCCCTACACCAAGTCCACGATCTCGTTGTGGACCTTCCTCTGGGCGGCGGTTCGATATCTCTATATCCGCTGGCAGCTGAGCGGCGTCATCGACGCGCCTGATTATCTCGACAAGATCCACGAGCGCCCCGAGCTCTGCGTCGACTTCAAGTCCTGGCTCGCAAGACAGGATCTGATGCCGCTGGCAACGCTGTTCCAGTTTCCGATCACGATCATGGGCTACGGCCAGCTCGACGACATCGCGACGCCCTACGCGCTGCGCTACATGTCGGTTCGGACGTTCTTTCCGATGGTGTTCGGGCACGGCCCGGTCAACTGGATCATCGGGAGCTGGCCGCGGCGTTTCACCGACGGATTCCAGCGGCTGTGGGAGCGGGTGTCCTGGCGCCTCAACGTCCGGCTCAACGTCAACATCACCAAAATCGAGCGTTCGGCGGCCGGCGTCCGGATCGACATGGAATATCCCGAGCAGGATCTGAACGACCTCAAGATCGTCAAGGACAGCAAGCTCTATGACTATCTGGTGCTCGCCTGTCCGCTGACGACGGACGTGTTCGCGCAGCTCGGCCTTGCTCCCAATGCCGCGGAGCAGAAAGTGAATCACGAGATCAACATCAATCCGTACTGCATGACGACATTCTGGATCGACATGAAGATGGATGCGCCGGTCGCGCCGGTGCTGCCGCTCACCGAGCAGGGCACGCCGTGGGCGGTCGCGCGGCAGTTTCAGGACAGCGGCAACATGTTCACGCAGTTCTACACCCGCCCCAGGGACAAGCAGACCAGCGACGAGGTCATTGCTGAGGTCAAGCGCCTGACCAAGCTGCTCGGCGGCACGATCGACACCAGCCAGCCGCGCTGGCACACGTTCGACGAATTCACCTACTTCCAGCACTTCACGCCGGACCAGATCAAGACCGGCATCTATGCCGACCTCGCCCGCATGCAGGGCGCCGACCGCACATTCTACGTCGGCGGCGCTACTGACTTCGAGCTGGTCGAGCCGATCGTGGTGCATTCGAAGTACATCGTCGAGAAGCACTTTGCCGGCGGGGTCTGCACGAATTAGCGCGGCCGGGCGGCGTCACCTCGTCCTCACCGCACGCCCGTGCCCTTGCAGCGCTGGCACTTCACCACCTTGTCGCCCTTCTTGAGCAGGCCTTTGCCCTCGCAGTTCTTGCATTTCTGCTTCTTCTTGATGTTCGGGCCTTTTTCACTGGTCATGGGAAGTCTCCTGCCGCGAGAGAGCGGTCAACTATCGCACCGGTTGAGAGGGCTCGGCAGGGGCGATCATCCAGACGGGCGCCGACAGCCTCGGCCACACCGTCATAGCCTCAAAAGGCTGGCGCCGCACTACGCGTTCACAAGGTGTCGCCCTTCAAAACCAGATTTCGTTCGCAGGCGAAGACCCGAGAGCCGACCCGCAACAGATCACAGGTCTGCCACCGCCCGGTGCGGATGGGCCTTCGAGGCCGCCGCCACCCGTTGGCTATTGCACGTGGAACAAAGTTGAACTATCTAGCCGCCGCATCGGGGGGTGGATCTGACCGTGGCACGAAAGCTGTCGTGGCCGGCCGGCAACAACGCTCCGGAATGTAGAAATCGGTTCAGCGTCGTGGGGAGATGAGCTGCCAATGGTCAAGGCATCAACGCTCGACCGGATTTTCGCAATTCTGCTCTTGATCGGGGCCGGGCTTCACGCTTTTGGATCGATCGCATCCTTCCCATTCGGGAGCACCGAACTGGTTTGGGCTCTCTCGGGAAGCCTGGCCGCCGGCTTGACCTCCGCGATCAATCTGGTTCGTGCCGGTCGGCCCGAAGACACCGCCGTGGCACGGTTATCGCTCGTCGCCAGCCTGTGCTGGGCCATCGTCGCAATAGGTTTCGGTGCAGCCATCGGCAGCCTGGTCGATCCCCGCGTCATTTGGCACCTCGTCTGCGCGCTGGCGCTCGCGGCCTTCAGCCTGCGGACCATGACCGGGCGTGCCGAAGCCATCGCCTGAGCCGCGGAGCAGCACGGCAGGCTTCCAGCTTCTATTTTGCGCCCGAGAAAACATCCGCTGCGTAGACGACTTTGCCGCCCACGACGGTCAACAGAGACGCCGTAGCGCCGATCTGCTCGACGGGGACGGACATGAAATCCCGATCGAGAATTGCGAAGTCGGCGAGCTTGCCGGTCTCCAGCGTGCCGCGCCGCGTCTCGTCGAAGCAGAACCACGCGCTTCCCACGGTGTAGAGGCGCAAGGCATCTTCGCGGCTGGGTGTTTCGTCCGGCCCGCGCGTCGAGTGTCCGCCGACGGTCTTGCCGTCGAGCATCCATTGCAGCGCCACGAACGGATTGTAGGATGCGACCCGATGCGCATCCGTGCCGGCGCCGACATGGACCCCCATGCGCAACGCCGTGGCGATGGGCGGCATGCTGCGTGCAGCTTCGCCGGCCTGCGCCACGATACGGTCGCCTCCGAGATACATCGCGTCCTGCATGGTCCAGCCGACACCGAGGGCTTTCATGCGCGCCAGCGTTTGGGGCGAGGTATTGTCGAGATGGGCGATCGACCAGCGCAGTGGCGCGAGCGGCGTCTCCTTGTTGACCTCGTCATAGAGGTCCAGGAGGTGATGGACGGATTTGTCGTCCTGCCAGTGGATGGTGACTGTCAGCCCTTGTTTGGCCGCCCAGCGAATGATCTCGCGGAACTTGTCCTTGGCGGCCGCGTCGGGCGCATTGTTGTTGTACATGGCGCCGGTGATCCGCTCGCCTAGTCCGTTGAACCGCAGCATGTCGTCGCCAAATCCCATCGGCAGGAACGGCGTGAGAGCCTTGTACTCCTCGAATTCCGCGCCGACATTCTGGGCGAACAGGCTGAAGGCAACCCGAACCGAAAGCGATTTCTCACGCCAGAGCTTTTGCAGGGCGGCGTAATGGCTGGGATAAATGCTGAAGCCGCCGGGATCCACGATCCCGGTCACGCCAAGACGATTGAGCTCCGTGAAGAACTGCCGGGTCCCGGCGACATTCTCGTCGAAATTCGGCCGAGGCAGCCGATCGAACAGCGCGGAGATGCTGACGATGGAGCCGTTGAGCCAGCCCGTGGTGTCGCCCGATGCGGCCGTGATACCGGCCGGCAGTTGATCCGCGGAGATCCCGAGGGCTTGCTGCGCTTTCGGCGTCATCAGCACCGCCGAATAGAACAGCTGGATGTAAGCCGGGTTGTCAGGAACGGCCGACATCACCTCGGCGAGCGTCGGCCGCCGCTTCTCCGCAAATTGCAATTCGCTCCAGCCACCGGCCACGATGATCCAGGACGCCGGGCGCGCTTGTGCCGCCTGGCGCAAGCGTTCCATGGCCTCAGGGATAGTCTTTGCGCCGATCCAGTTGACCTCGGTTGCGTAGGTGAGGCCGGCGCGCACGGCGTGAATATGGGAATCGATCAATCCCGGAATGATTGTGCGTCCACCTGCGTCGACACGGCGCGTCGCGGGCCCGATCAGGCCTTCCACGGCATCGTTGCCGCCAACTGCGACGAGCTTGCCGTCGCGGACTGCGAGAGCCTGCGCGATCGTCGATGCGGGATCGAGCGTCACGAGCTTTGCGTTCGTGACAATGAGGTCGGCCTTTTGTGCGTAAGACAAACCGGCCCAGCACGAGATCAGCAAAATCGCCAGAAGCTTTCGCATCATCAGTCCCGACATGAGAGAGGCCGAAGCGGCGCCACACATCCGCCGCTGGATGCGCTCGCGGACATCGCGCGTCGCAGAGGGGAGTGTCGCGATCCTGACCATGTCTGGCACCAACAAAATCAGCCGGTCCACTGGAAAATGCGGCAAGAGCCGGCTCGCAATAGATCGCAGGCTCTGCCACCGCCCGGGTGTTCGCGCCGCCCGGCACGCGCACGTTCGCGTTCCCCAGAATTAAGCTAGCAGTGCAATTAACTCTCGGATCTTACGCATTCGATAGAGTCGGTGGTGATCTAGGGAGAAGCCCCGTCTGCCTCTCGCCGTTCGATGGTTGCGTACAATCGTTGGGCGTCGTGTTCCCATACTTTCATATTTCTTAGGGAGGATCGCACTTGATCCCAAGTAAGTTCTTTAGGAAGTGTATCTGTTTTCTCGCGACCATAATCGAAAGCAGCGGCAGCAGCAGCATAGATGGAGGCAGCATCTAGTATGTATTCCTCAATGTTGATCTCTAAGATCATCGCCTCCTCGTCGCCTTGTTCAATAACTCTTACAACTTCAGCTATCCGGGCGCGACTTACCTGAATGCGCGCCAACATCCGCCGAAATAATGAAGTATCCAACGCGTCGGAGTATTCGATGAAGTCAGCAAATGCCTTCACCGTCTCGGTTGGCAGTTCGGGGAAGGTTGGCTCGACATTGAGATTGTGCGGTAGTGCACCATCCACGCATTCACCCCAAAGCTCCTCTAGTCCACGCATCGTGAGCGAGCAATAGGAGCTGATAACACTAAGGGATAGTGGAAGAATTGCCCTTAACGCGGCGTGCTTTTGCGAGCGACGTTTAGTTTCGAGTTCGGCGTTCGCCTTCAATGTTCGAGACGTATTGTACCACGCAACTCCCGCAGCGACTATCGCAATGGAGGACGCGATCAGAGTTTGCCACTGTTTCGCGCTTTCAATCCACGTTGACAGAAAGTTCATGTTGGCAGTCCACTATATCACTTCTGCTACGATGAAAACTCATACTCGTGCCACTGAGCCAAATAGCGTTGCTCATTGACGATGCTGCCAACAATTTCGGTGTAGGCTTTGAATGCGGTGCTGAACGAGCACTGAATCATTTCCTTCGCGGTTTGCTCTAGTCCATCTTTCCAATACGTCGCGTAGACGCGCTCACCTTTTATTCTATCCGATATGGTGCGTTCGATTTTGCCACAGTCGTCTACCCATACATGTATCAGAACCGACCAATCACCGTGGCCGCCGTATCGCTCGGAATTCAGCTGACGTGCGCGTTGGCCCATATCTCCAGCAACGCCAATCTTGATTACTCGACCCAGTAGCGATCCTGCTATGTACACGTAACCAGATGCAGACTCTCTCGCCGTGAAACCAATGTTCGCCGGCTTACACTGAGCGCAGTGCCCGGCGCGTGTCCGTATGAAATGCCCCTCGGCCCGACACGGCGAGCTGGTAAGTATCAGTATCTTTCCAGCCTCTTTCGCTTTGTATTCTCGCCAGCGCTTTCCCTGGCCGCGTCCATCATAAACATCTTCCTCGGAGAAGCCGTGGCGCGCGAGGAAAGTTTGCTCCTGCGGTGAAAAAATCGACATTGTTGAATCTCACTGAAAGCTCTCTGGCCTCATGATCTCGGCCAGGTTAAGTGCTGGCAGAGCTGTTAGATGCACGGTCGATGAAAACGGTCAGGGGCAAAGAGGGTGCGCGTCGGGCAGATGGGAGTGTTCGATGTCTGAAATAGACGAGGCTCAACTCTGGGCCGAGGAGGTCCAAGTTGGTCGTAAGTTATAGTGTGCCTTTCTCGCGCGAGCGTTTCGATGCCTCAAAGTCTCGTCGAAAGAATTTGTTCTCGTAAATCAGACGCCACGTCGCTGTGGAGCTATCACTGGCCGTGAGGCCGAGTTGAATGAAGAGATTGGGAGTGTCGAAGTTCGTAAACCACTTTGACTGACCGCCTCGTATGCCTGCTACAAAGTAGCCGGATTGGCCATAAATCGACTCCCCAAGCCTGTGAACTTGAGTCCCCTTGCCATATTTTTCTGACAGAAGACTCGCCAACTCGGTGTAGCGGGCAGAAATAGCGCTTCCTGCCGGATCGTCACTAAAGGGGCGGCTGGTTATGAGGACGCGCCAAAGCTTGTCGTTGAATCCGAACGACAATAGAGCGGCGCTTTGGTCAGCTAGCGCCTTGTCCATTTTCGAGGCGAGATAGCTCTTTCCAAAGTCCGTTCCTTCGATCTCTTTAAGCTCTATACCTTTGGCTTGGACTTCCGTCTGAGAGCTTCCCCAGACTAGGCCGATCGGAGCATCGGCTGTAGGCGACTGTGCCTGCGTAGGCGAGACGGGGCACGATACTGCCAATGCCAGAGCGAAAAGCGGCCTCCAAGTATACTTCATAGCGCGTCGCGATCCTTTACAACCTTACCCGGTGGTTGAGTTGGCTTAGTCGCATTATCGGTGAGGTCTGGGAGCGGCATCGGTATCCCGTGCTTCGCGGAGTAAAACTTCAACCTAAGCTGAGATACGCTCAGTTCATCAGTCTCTGCCTTTAGAAGAGACATGACGTGAATTAGTCCGCCTGAATATCTCGCTGCCTCTAGTTTGGAGGCGGCAGCCTTCTTCTCTGCCTGCGAAAGTTCTTCAAGGATCATGCCTAGTTCTTGGTCCGATGCGTCATGAACCGGTCGGCCGTCCAGCCGATAATCCAGAGCGATACGTCTGACGAAGGAGGTGCGTTTTTGATCGAGCATGGCCAGCGTATTTCGCGAGATCGCCAGCCGAAGCTCGATTAATCCTTTCAGAATTCCCGGTCCGTACTTTTCACTCTCCTCTTGCGTGGTCGATATCTGTGAGTAGAGAGCGGCCCGATCTCGGTCTATTTCAATTGTAGAGACTTGGGGTTCGTGAAGTACGACCCCAAGACTCGCGCTCAAGGCGACGCTCAAGATTGTCAAAACTGCAATGAGAAATTTTTGCACTTCTGCTCCCGTCCTGGATCATTTCGCAACTTACGGGAGTGCACAAGCAGAATGACAACGGTTCAGACTTTGGTCGAAGAGCCGGTCCGCCGTGGAAGGTCGTGAATACGGGGTTCGTATAAGCGGTTCGGGGATTATCGTGACACTCAACTCACGACGGCTGGCGGCGCATCAATGAGCATGTCTTGCAGCCCGCCTCCGCCCTTCGGGCTTCGGCGAGGCAGCCCTTGCTCACTTCGCTACGATAGAACTCGGGTGGCTTGCCGAGCCGAAGCTCGCGAAGCGAGTGTGGGGCCACTTTGAAAACGACTCGGCTATCGTATTGATATTCCACGACCCCGCGTTTTGAAAACGACTCGGTTTTGACTTTAAGAACGACTCGATCACCCCGTTTTTCGCTTTGAAAACGACTCGATCGCGTAAGTGGCTGTGAACACACTCGTTTTGTGGCTAGTTTTTCAGGTCTTGTTGAGCCTCATTGTGGTCATCGCAATCTCTAAATTCCCGAGGAAATGAGGTCGCTATCTCGAATTGCTCGTCGGGAAAGAAGCCTCCCATGTCAAGACGGGAGCTGCGAGAAATGTCCGGCATCAATGACGAGACATCATAAGCTTTCTACGAGACGAATTCTGTCGCCAAATTTTGCCAGTGTCGATGGGAATGAGACCCATGAGAAACTTTCGGCGCCTATTCCGTCCCCGAGCCTATCGTGAACGGAGCAGCTGCCATGACATCCAGACGAACCGAATTCGCAGCCGCCGTTCTCGACCTCCTGGACTTCATCGAGGAGAAGATCGGGGAGGCGCAGCAGGATGAGACCTCGAGGATCGGCGCCGTAGGCGAGGCGGCAGGCGCCGTCCCCGTGCTGCGCGACCGACTGAGTGAGAACGAGTTCGTGCAGGCGAACTTCATCCTCGTTCTCGGCAACGTCATCGAGGAGCGCTGGGCTCCCGACTGGTGGGAAGGCTTCGCCAAGATGGAGCGGATGGAGTTCGAACAGGCCGCCCGTGATCTCGCCGGACCGGAGGGGCGGCTCGCGATCCTGCGCAAGATCGTGGCGGAGGCGGGCGCGGCCTGATCCGGTTTCTGGACGGGAGCGACTCGGTTAGCTTCGTTGGGTCCTTGGTGATGCGGGGCTTGCGATGGCTGAGCCGAAGCCGAAAGCGGTCAGGAAGACCAGGCGGAGGCGCAAGCCGCGCGAGGAAATCGTCAACTACATCGTGGCGATCGAGGATTGGGACTGGGGCTACTCGTTCTCGCTCAACGCGGAGCGGCGCCCCATCGACCCGTATCAGGAATTCCGCCACCTCCAGGTCCGGGGCAGGCTGCTGCAGCCGACCGGGCTGCAGTCCGACAGGGTCGAGATCTCGCTGTTACCGTCCCCGGAGCTCATCACGGACCGCCGCAAGGAGCTCGAGCCGGTCGCCCTCGGGTCGCTGGCCGCCCGTCCCGACGGCATCTCAGGCAACATCGGAATCCCTTGGGACGCGCTGACGCCGATCTTGCAGATGTTAATCGCCGGGCGGTTCAGGTTCGTCCTGATGCGCGGTACCAGCTTTCGGCATCGCAGCGCCAGGCTGAACAGCCTGCGGCTCGAGACAAAGCTGACCGAAGACGACCTGTCGATTGCGGAAGAGGCGGCGGGCTGATCGAGCCGCAGAGCAGGTCGCGCTGGCGCGTCCCTTGACGACGTGAGCCAATCGCGACCTTATCTCCGACGCTGGGGCGCATCTTTCATGTCGTCACCCGGAGATTCGCGGAGACGACGATGTCTGAATTCCTTTTCGGCCCCAAGATCCTCGATGCGATCAACTCCTCCGTCACCCACGCCAAGTCCGCGTCCATCGACCTCGCGGTGGCATATTGGGGTCGCGGCATGGCAGATGAACTGAAGCTCCTCGATACCGCCGCACCCGTCCGCATCCTGTGTGATCTGAACAGCGGTTTCTGCGATCCGGACGAGCTCAAACGTCTCCTCCGTCGCAACAATACGAGGATCAAGACCCGAAACGGATTGCATTCCAAGGTTTACCTCGGTCCCCATACTGTCGTCGTTGGCTCGGCCAATGCTTCCAACCGAGGATTAAAGAAACTGTCTGACCTCGAAGCCGCCATTTCCGATGCAACGTCGGTCGCCGCCGCCCGCAAGTGGTTCGATGTCCTCTGGAACGAGGAAGAATCCTTGGATGTGGACGAGGAAATCCTCAAGTCGGCTCCGCCGCCTCAGTCTTCTCTGACGTTTCTGACCCTGCTAACCATGGCGCCAGCGCTGCTCGCCCATTTCAAAATCCATTTCGTTGCGCTCATCGAGCCGTCTCTCAAGCGCTGTAACGAGCAGTACGAGGAGACGTGGACGGCGATAAAGGCTCTGCGCCCTCCCATCTATTCCGCAGCCGAGCTTCAGCACTATGGCGACGACTATCCGTTTTACATCGACCAAGGCAAATCTTGGACGTTGTCCCTGGGAACGTTCGTCGTCAGCTTCTGGCTCTACGCCGACACAACGAAGCCGGCGGAAATCGGCGGCGTATACCGCGTCAAGAAGATCGGCGATCTGAACGGGAAGAGGATCATTTTCGGGCAGCCTATCCACGACACGAACCGCATGTTCGGATTCTCGATCCCGCCCAAGGAGCGCAAGATCGTCGAGAAGCTGATCGACCATTGCGTCAGGAAACGCTTCGAGAGGCTCGGCGCATCATCGCACCATGCGATTGAGATCTCGGCCGACGAATTGGCCTTAGCGATACCGAGCGTTCTATAGGATCGAAAGGCCGATAAGACTCGGGCCTGACGTCAAAGCCGGCACTTTCTCGCTCGACGCCGCCGAATGTCCTCGATGAGTTGGCTGACCCGTCCTTGGAGAGACGGCGGGCAGCCCGCTACACCTGCCGGCCAAGTAGTCCGCTAAGGCGGCGTACGACCGAGGTTCGTCAGGCCTCGCCAGGCCCGGAGAAGATCGAAGACGGCGGCGTGGTGCGTGGTGCCGGCAGCGGCCTTTCGGTCGCTCCCGATCGCGAGGTCGGACCGCCCTTGGCGTCGTATCGCATGGCGAGATCCAGCAGGCGTCGCCTGGTGAACGGGTCTGCCTTCTCGGCGAGGGTCCGGACCCGATGGGCGAGACCCTGATAGAATTCCAGCTCCATGACGCACCCCCGCAACATCACCGACCGCAGGAATTGAGTACGTCCGAGGCTGGAGAGTCAAGATATCGGCCTGCACCAACGTGAGCGGCGCCGGACAATTTCCGACAAGCGCTTGTGTTCGCGCTGTGAGCGGAACTAAGCTGGTAGCGGCAGGGAAACCGACATG containing:
- a CDS encoding oxidoreductase, whose protein sequence is MNRITPKIALVTGASSGIGQATAERLANAGYKVFGTSRRGAQGRKQAFEMLALDVTSDASVEAAVGEVIRREGRIDLLVNNAGFGVAPAGAEESSMEQARAIFETNFFGLIRMTRAVVPHMRRNGSGRIINIGSVLGFLPMPYGALYAATKHAVAGYSESLDHELRTRGIRVSVVEPAYTKTPFDANFMEPDATFDEYREARAGVTKRVNEVMATAEQPGVVADTVLKAASAARPQLKYAAGSLAKRLRFLRRFAPAALVDAGIRKDLRLDATAAPQPARTARAF
- a CDS encoding TetR/AcrR family transcriptional regulator; translation: MRVSKEQAAKNREHILETASRLLRERGIAGVGVDALAEAAGMTHGSLYSQFGSKERLVEEAVAHAIKAKGQELPEAFALEDYLSQYLSPGHRDDPAAGCPFAALACEVSRQGSGLRQRFTAGVRGTIALLSSRMASTLKPRQREDKALAAAASMVGALVLARAVDDPKLSDDILRATRNSLAG
- a CDS encoding NAD(P)/FAD-dependent oxidoreductase, translated to MTRIDAVDCHATIAIIGAGPAGLSTAWFLSKNGFHNVTVLEKLGQIGGLCKSLTVDGMSYDLGANYVTWAYQETLEIAEEVGATTYAEEPYTSIDIAPDGNSFTYRSLMEAVLYDPYTKSTISLWTFLWAAVRYLYIRWQLSGVIDAPDYLDKIHERPELCVDFKSWLARQDLMPLATLFQFPITIMGYGQLDDIATPYALRYMSVRTFFPMVFGHGPVNWIIGSWPRRFTDGFQRLWERVSWRLNVRLNVNITKIERSAAGVRIDMEYPEQDLNDLKIVKDSKLYDYLVLACPLTTDVFAQLGLAPNAAEQKVNHEININPYCMTTFWIDMKMDAPVAPVLPLTEQGTPWAVARQFQDSGNMFTQFYTRPRDKQTSDEVIAEVKRLTKLLGGTIDTSQPRWHTFDEFTYFQHFTPDQIKTGIYADLARMQGADRTFYVGGATDFELVEPIVVHSKYIVEKHFAGGVCTN
- a CDS encoding amidohydrolase, with translation MVRIATLPSATRDVRERIQRRMCGAASASLMSGLMMRKLLAILLISCWAGLSYAQKADLIVTNAKLVTLDPASTIAQALAVRDGKLVAVGGNDAVEGLIGPATRRVDAGGRTIIPGLIDSHIHAVRAGLTYATEVNWIGAKTIPEAMERLRQAAQARPASWIIVAGGWSELQFAEKRRPTLAEVMSAVPDNPAYIQLFYSAVLMTPKAQQALGISADQLPAGITAASGDTTGWLNGSIVSISALFDRLPRPNFDENVAGTRQFFTELNRLGVTGIVDPGGFSIYPSHYAALQKLWREKSLSVRVAFSLFAQNVGAEFEEYKALTPFLPMGFGDDMLRFNGLGERITGAMYNNNAPDAAAKDKFREIIRWAAKQGLTVTIHWQDDKSVHHLLDLYDEVNKETPLAPLRWSIAHLDNTSPQTLARMKALGVGWTMQDAMYLGGDRIVAQAGEAARSMPPIATALRMGVHVGAGTDAHRVASYNPFVALQWMLDGKTVGGHSTRGPDETPSREDALRLYTVGSAWFCFDETRRGTLETGKLADFAILDRDFMSVPVEQIGATASLLTVVGGKVVYAADVFSGAK
- a CDS encoding GIY-YIG nuclease family protein — its product is MSIFSPQEQTFLARHGFSEEDVYDGRGQGKRWREYKAKEAGKILILTSSPCRAEGHFIRTRAGHCAQCKPANIGFTARESASGYVYIAGSLLGRVIKIGVAGDMGQRARQLNSERYGGHGDWSVLIHVWVDDCGKIERTISDRIKGERVYATYWKDGLEQTAKEMIQCSFSTAFKAYTEIVGSIVNEQRYLAQWHEYEFSS
- a CDS encoding phospholipase D-like domain-containing protein, whose product is MSEFLFGPKILDAINSSVTHAKSASIDLAVAYWGRGMADELKLLDTAAPVRILCDLNSGFCDPDELKRLLRRNNTRIKTRNGLHSKVYLGPHTVVVGSANASNRGLKKLSDLEAAISDATSVAAARKWFDVLWNEEESLDVDEEILKSAPPPQSSLTFLTLLTMAPALLAHFKIHFVALIEPSLKRCNEQYEETWTAIKALRPPIYSAAELQHYGDDYPFYIDQGKSWTLSLGTFVVSFWLYADTTKPAEIGGVYRVKKIGDLNGKRIIFGQPIHDTNRMFGFSIPPKERKIVEKLIDHCVRKRFERLGASSHHAIEISADELALAIPSVL